A section of the Saccharopolyspora gregorii genome encodes:
- a CDS encoding NAD(P)-dependent malic enzyme, whose protein sequence is MTTVNDRTPPAASGAELTDDEIFHAHESGKLGVDVTAPLDSARDLSIAYTPGVAKVSRAIAADETLADRYTWTQNLVAVVSDGTAVLGLGDIGPRASLPVMEGKSALFKTFAGLNSIPLVLDTTDVDEIVETLVRLRPSFGAVNLEDVAAPRCFELERRLIEALDCPVMHDDQHGTAVVVLAALRNAAKIVGREMSSMRVVISGAGAAGVACAKILHTAGVGEIVVLDSRGVLHSGRDNLTPIKEELLGYTNPRGITGGLENALDGADVLIGVSAGQIPEELVATMADDAIVFALSNPDPEVHPDVARKHAAVVATGRSDFPNQINNVLAFPGIFKGALQENSRMITDRMKVAAAEAIAEVVAEELAADKIVPSPLDPRVAPAVISAVAAAARADGVATA, encoded by the coding sequence GTGACCACTGTGAACGATCGCACTCCCCCCGCCGCGAGCGGCGCGGAACTGACCGACGACGAGATCTTCCACGCGCACGAGAGCGGCAAGCTCGGCGTCGACGTGACCGCGCCGCTGGACAGCGCGCGCGACCTGTCGATCGCCTACACGCCCGGTGTGGCCAAGGTGAGCCGGGCCATCGCCGCCGACGAGACCTTGGCCGACCGCTACACCTGGACGCAGAACCTGGTGGCGGTGGTCAGCGACGGCACCGCGGTGCTCGGGCTCGGCGACATCGGGCCGCGCGCCTCGCTGCCCGTGATGGAGGGGAAGTCGGCGCTGTTCAAGACCTTCGCCGGGCTCAACTCGATCCCGCTGGTCCTCGACACCACCGACGTCGACGAGATCGTGGAGACGTTGGTGCGGCTGCGCCCTTCGTTCGGCGCGGTGAACCTGGAGGACGTGGCGGCACCGCGGTGCTTCGAGCTGGAGCGCCGCCTCATCGAGGCCCTCGACTGCCCCGTCATGCACGACGACCAGCACGGCACGGCCGTCGTGGTGCTGGCCGCGCTGCGCAACGCCGCGAAGATCGTCGGCCGTGAGATGTCCTCGATGCGCGTGGTCATCTCCGGTGCGGGCGCGGCCGGCGTGGCGTGCGCGAAGATCCTGCACACCGCCGGGGTCGGCGAGATCGTCGTGCTGGACTCGCGGGGCGTGCTGCACTCCGGGCGGGACAACCTCACGCCCATCAAGGAGGAGCTGCTCGGCTACACCAACCCGCGCGGCATCACCGGCGGGCTGGAGAACGCCCTCGACGGGGCCGACGTGCTCATCGGCGTCTCCGCCGGCCAGATCCCGGAGGAGCTGGTCGCGACGATGGCCGACGACGCGATCGTGTTCGCGCTGTCGAACCCGGACCCGGAGGTGCACCCGGACGTCGCGCGCAAGCACGCGGCGGTCGTGGCCACCGGGCGCAGCGACTTCCCGAACCAGATCAACAACGTGCTGGCCTTCCCCGGCATCTTCAAGGGCGCGTTGCAGGAGAACTCGCGGATGATCACCGACCGGATGAAGGTCGCCGCCGCGGAGGCCATCGCCGAGGTCGTCGCCGAGGAACTCGCCGCCGACAAGATCGTGCCGAGCCCGCTGGACCCGCGGGTCGCGCCCGCCGTGATCAGCGCCGTCGCCGCGGCGGCCCGCGCGGACGGGGTCGCCACCGCCTGA
- a CDS encoding sensor domain-containing protein, whose translation MLSAADGTVLRVTEQAVRLAGVADAAELLGSRLGELVVRAGSVSLLRGARDIAVRVLSWPSPRDPSLRVTVLVDVRDLLPEDAAASGAEIADERARLIEAQRIAKVGSWSVYPETGQMYHSPVLKELFHASGTEDAFDGVNMIVAVRPDDQPKAEDFGARLRAAPVGKLVEVELRDHTDRVFLCTGRVERDAADRVERIEGTVQDVTEQRLLERQLRDERRKLHDAQRAARLGTWEWDAATGITQLSEMMREICGHLPGEATGYESYLQGVHPEDRDRVDEAWRGLSQCFEPVEVEHRFVRRDGAIRTLRAHGTAIRDPDGRMVLVGTAQDVTEQRTALTRIERSTQRFTDLVAVTPVGIGLFDQDEHLVDANDALCDLLGYRLEQLRGMSARQMTHPDERDSGLRAASDESASSRAGRRKVPQRLLIRSDGEPVYCELHVALSVQDDGTRFWLVVFQDITERRRAAEALRYQATHDDLTGLPNRAAVKELLGTLLGSSDPAGVAVLFCDIDNFKRVNDSLGHDAGDELLVALARRLEGGLPEGCTAARLSGDEFLIICSDIATVGGLDSLATRVSGLLRTAVPVHGQLIRVSASIGAAVPSGGGSGGEDLLRFADAAMFEAKRRGAGKVSLASPALMASADRQLHLEGQLREALNNDGLTLHYQPVVASDGTVLTAEALVRWPHPDRGLLSPDAFLPVAEQGDLLRELDRWVLRTALREASTWPVPNGRQVGIAVNLAGLVPGGADFVDVVADTVAECGLDWNRVVLELVETALVDLPSRTRQAMGELVARGVRFAVDDFGTGYSSLARLKDLPAQIIKVDRRFVAGVGGDPSDFAVAQAVVGMARAMGRLCVAEGVETATQFHVLSGVGVDAYQGWLFSRPMPAREFRALLETGPLPLTNDR comes from the coding sequence ATGCTCAGCGCCGCGGACGGCACGGTCCTGCGGGTCACCGAGCAGGCCGTGCGGCTGGCCGGGGTCGCCGACGCGGCCGAGCTGCTCGGTTCGCGGCTCGGTGAACTCGTGGTGCGCGCCGGATCGGTGTCGCTGCTGCGCGGAGCCCGCGACATCGCGGTGCGGGTGCTGAGCTGGCCCTCGCCGCGGGACCCGTCGCTGCGGGTGACCGTGCTGGTGGACGTGCGCGACCTGCTGCCCGAGGACGCCGCCGCCTCCGGTGCGGAGATCGCCGACGAACGCGCCCGCCTCATCGAGGCGCAGCGCATCGCGAAGGTCGGCAGCTGGAGCGTGTACCCCGAGACCGGGCAGATGTACCACAGCCCGGTGCTCAAGGAGCTCTTTCACGCCAGCGGCACCGAGGACGCCTTCGACGGCGTCAACATGATCGTCGCCGTGCGGCCCGACGACCAGCCGAAGGCCGAGGACTTCGGGGCCCGGCTGCGCGCCGCGCCCGTCGGCAAGCTCGTCGAGGTCGAACTGCGCGACCACACCGACCGCGTCTTCCTGTGCACCGGCCGCGTCGAACGCGACGCCGCCGACCGGGTCGAACGCATCGAAGGCACCGTGCAGGACGTCACCGAGCAGCGGCTGCTGGAACGGCAGCTGCGCGACGAGCGCCGCAAGCTGCACGACGCGCAGCGGGCCGCGCGCCTCGGCACCTGGGAGTGGGACGCCGCCACCGGCATCACCCAGCTGTCGGAGATGATGCGCGAGATCTGCGGGCACCTGCCCGGCGAGGCCACCGGCTACGAGAGCTACCTGCAGGGCGTGCACCCCGAGGACCGGGACCGCGTCGACGAGGCCTGGCGCGGGTTGTCCCAGTGCTTCGAGCCCGTCGAGGTCGAGCACCGCTTCGTGCGCCGCGACGGCGCCATCCGCACCCTGCGCGCCCACGGCACCGCCATCCGCGACCCCGACGGCCGGATGGTGCTCGTCGGCACCGCGCAGGACGTCACCGAGCAGCGCACCGCGCTGACCCGGATCGAGCGGTCCACGCAGCGGTTCACCGACCTGGTCGCCGTCACGCCCGTCGGCATCGGCCTGTTCGACCAGGACGAGCACCTCGTCGACGCCAACGACGCGCTGTGCGACCTGCTCGGCTACCGGCTGGAGCAGCTGCGCGGCATGAGCGCGCGGCAGATGACGCACCCGGACGAGCGCGATTCGGGGCTGCGCGCCGCCTCCGACGAGAGCGCCTCGTCCCGCGCCGGGCGGCGGAAGGTGCCGCAGCGGCTGCTGATCCGCTCCGACGGCGAACCGGTGTACTGCGAGCTGCACGTCGCGCTGTCGGTGCAGGACGACGGCACCCGGTTCTGGCTCGTGGTGTTCCAGGACATCACCGAACGCCGCCGTGCCGCCGAAGCGCTGCGCTACCAGGCCACCCACGACGACCTGACCGGGCTGCCGAACCGGGCCGCGGTCAAGGAGCTGCTCGGCACCCTGCTCGGCAGCTCCGATCCGGCCGGGGTCGCGGTGCTGTTCTGCGACATCGACAACTTCAAGCGGGTCAACGACTCGCTCGGCCACGACGCGGGCGACGAGCTGCTGGTGGCGTTGGCGCGGCGGCTCGAAGGCGGGCTGCCCGAAGGCTGCACCGCGGCGCGGCTCTCCGGTGACGAGTTCCTCATCATCTGCTCCGACATCGCCACCGTCGGCGGGCTCGACTCGCTCGCCACCCGGGTGTCCGGGCTGCTGCGCACCGCGGTGCCGGTGCACGGGCAGCTGATCCGGGTGTCGGCGTCCATCGGGGCCGCGGTGCCCAGCGGTGGTGGTTCCGGCGGGGAGGACCTGCTGCGGTTCGCCGACGCCGCCATGTTCGAGGCGAAGCGGCGCGGCGCGGGCAAGGTGTCGCTGGCCAGCCCGGCGCTGATGGCCTCCGCGGACCGGCAGCTGCACCTCGAAGGGCAGCTGCGGGAAGCGCTGAACAACGACGGCCTGACGTTGCACTACCAGCCGGTGGTGGCCTCCGACGGCACCGTGCTCACCGCCGAGGCCCTGGTGCGCTGGCCGCACCCGGACCGCGGGCTGCTCAGCCCGGACGCGTTCCTGCCCGTCGCCGAGCAGGGCGACCTGCTGCGCGAGCTGGACCGGTGGGTGCTGCGCACCGCGCTGCGCGAAGCCTCCACCTGGCCGGTGCCGAACGGGCGCCAGGTCGGGATCGCGGTGAACCTCGCCGGGCTCGTGCCCGGTGGCGCCGACTTCGTGGACGTCGTCGCCGACACCGTCGCCGAATGCGGGCTTGACTGGAACCGCGTGGTGCTCGAACTGGTCGAGACCGCGCTGGTCGACCTGCCGTCCCGCACCCGGCAGGCGATGGGGGAGCTCGTCGCGCGCGGCGTCCGGTTCGCGGTGGACGACTTCGGCACCGGCTACTCCTCGCTGGCGCGGCTCAAGGACCTGCCCGCGCAGATCATCAAGGTGGATCGGCGGTTCGTGGCCGGCGTCGGCGGCGACCCCTCCGACTTCGCCGTGGCGCAGGCCGTCGTCGGGATGGCGCGGGCCATGGGGCGGTTGTGCGTCGCCGAAGGCGTGGAGACCGCGACCCAGTTCCACGTGCTGTCCGGGGTGGGGGTGGACGCCTACCAGGGGTGGCTGTTCTCGCGGCCGATGCCGGCGCGGGAGTTCCGGGCGCTGCTGGAGACGGGCCCGCTCCCGCTGACCAACGACCGGTGA
- a CDS encoding ABC transporter ATP-binding protein, with protein sequence MIEFRSVRKEYPGGAVAVDDVDLAVEAGTITVLVGPSGCGKTTLLRMVNRMIDPSAGTVLVDGRDVRDADPAVLRRGIGYVIQQAGLFPHRTVLDNIATVPRLFRGSRRDTRRRAQELLDLVGLPASLGDRYPAQLSGGQQQRVGVARALAADPPVLLMDEPFSAVDPVVREGLQDELLRLQGELGKTVLFVTHDIDEAVKLGEKVAVLRTGGHVAQYAAPDELLARPADDFVTSFIGRDRGYRRLSFTDGGGVEPGEVRTASLGDAPGRTGDEWVLVLDADRRPRGWLPPRTTADEPLTEDVLVAGGSLHTRGTALRGALDAALSAPSGLGVVVDEDGGYVGVVGARHVLDVIEAGRGERP encoded by the coding sequence TTGATCGAGTTCCGATCCGTGCGCAAGGAATATCCCGGGGGCGCGGTCGCGGTCGACGACGTGGACCTGGCGGTCGAGGCGGGCACGATCACCGTGCTCGTCGGGCCGTCCGGCTGCGGGAAGACCACCTTGCTGCGCATGGTGAACCGCATGATCGACCCGAGCGCGGGCACCGTGCTCGTGGACGGGCGGGACGTGCGCGACGCCGACCCGGCGGTGCTGCGCCGCGGCATCGGCTACGTCATCCAGCAGGCCGGGCTGTTCCCGCACCGCACCGTGCTGGACAACATCGCCACCGTGCCGAGGCTGTTCCGCGGTTCCCGCCGCGACACCCGGCGGCGCGCGCAGGAACTGCTGGACCTGGTGGGGCTGCCGGCCTCGCTCGGCGACCGCTACCCGGCGCAGCTCTCCGGTGGCCAGCAGCAGCGCGTCGGCGTGGCCCGCGCCCTCGCCGCCGATCCGCCGGTGCTGCTGATGGACGAGCCGTTCAGCGCCGTCGACCCCGTGGTCCGCGAAGGGCTGCAGGACGAGCTGCTGCGGTTGCAGGGCGAACTCGGCAAGACCGTCCTGTTCGTCACCCACGACATCGACGAGGCGGTGAAGCTCGGCGAGAAGGTCGCCGTGCTGCGCACCGGCGGGCACGTCGCCCAGTACGCGGCACCCGACGAGCTGCTCGCCCGGCCCGCCGACGACTTCGTCACCTCCTTCATCGGGCGCGACCGCGGCTACCGGCGGCTGTCGTTCACCGACGGCGGTGGGGTCGAACCCGGCGAGGTCCGCACCGCTTCCCTCGGCGACGCCCCCGGCCGCACCGGCGACGAGTGGGTGCTCGTCCTCGACGCCGACCGCAGGCCCCGCGGCTGGCTGCCGCCGCGCACCACCGCGGACGAACCCCTCACCGAGGACGTGCTGGTCGCGGGCGGCTCGCTGCACACCCGCGGGACGGCGCTGCGCGGCGCGCTGGACGCGGCGCTGTCCGCGCCGTCCGGGCTCGGCGTCGTCGTCGACGAGGACGGCGGGTACGTCGGCGTCGTCGGCGCCCGGCACGTGCTCGACGTCATCGAGGCCGGGCGCGGGGAGCGGCCGTGA
- a CDS encoding ABC transporter permease, with protein sequence MIDELAHYFSSPSNREVVLESLGQHIYLALVPLVLGALLAVPAGRLAQRAPKLRGVLLGSMNVLYTIPSLALFVIIPAVIGTGATAAINVVIALTIYNAALLVRPVMEGLDSVPEHVVTAATALGYRPRRRFFAVEVPLALPVLSTSLRVASVSNVSLVSVGALIGIGGLGRLFTDGFQRDYLTPILIGVVLTLALAMVGDLLIVALRRLCTPWQRASAGGR encoded by the coding sequence GTGATCGACGAGCTCGCGCACTACTTCTCCAGCCCCAGCAACCGCGAGGTGGTGCTGGAATCCCTCGGGCAGCACATCTACCTCGCGCTGGTGCCGCTGGTGCTGGGCGCGTTGCTGGCGGTGCCCGCCGGGCGGCTCGCGCAGCGGGCGCCGAAGCTGCGCGGAGTGCTGCTGGGCTCGATGAACGTGCTCTACACGATCCCCTCGCTGGCCCTGTTCGTGATCATCCCCGCGGTGATCGGGACCGGTGCGACCGCCGCGATCAACGTGGTCATCGCGCTGACCATCTACAACGCGGCGCTGCTGGTGCGACCCGTGATGGAAGGTCTCGACTCGGTGCCCGAGCACGTCGTCACCGCCGCCACCGCCCTCGGCTACCGGCCGCGCCGCCGGTTCTTCGCCGTCGAGGTGCCGCTGGCGCTGCCGGTGCTGAGCACCTCGCTGCGGGTCGCCTCGGTCAGCAACGTCAGCCTCGTCAGCGTCGGCGCGCTGATCGGCATCGGCGGGCTCGGCCGGTTGTTCACCGACGGGTTCCAGCGGGACTACCTGACTCCGATCCTGATCGGCGTGGTGCTCACGCTCGCGCTGGCGATGGTCGGGGACCTGCTGATCGTGGCGCTGCGCAGGCTGTGCACCCCGTGGCAGCGGGCGAGCGCGGGGGGACGCTGA
- a CDS encoding ABC transporter permease, with amino-acid sequence MIINELVAWLSDPEHWLSSTGLLAQTGRHLYYCVLSVLCASIIAMPIGLWIGHTGRGGATVVVLSNSLRALPTLGLVTLFVLVAGIGEAPTLAGLVILAIPAVLSGAYAGVQSVPAEVRDAAKGMGMTPMQQLWQVELPNAAPLLFGGVRTAMLQVVATASVAAYVGLGGLGSILLEGIKTYDYGQTLAAALCIALLAVLLDVLLSRLSRAVTPRGIRSGPPAAATSTG; translated from the coding sequence ATGATCATCAACGAGCTGGTCGCCTGGTTGTCCGACCCGGAGCACTGGCTGTCCTCGACGGGGCTGCTCGCCCAGACGGGCAGGCACCTGTACTACTGCGTGCTGTCGGTGCTGTGCGCCTCGATCATCGCGATGCCGATCGGGCTGTGGATCGGGCACACCGGCCGCGGCGGCGCCACCGTCGTCGTGCTCAGCAACTCGCTGCGGGCGCTGCCGACGCTCGGCCTGGTCACCCTGTTCGTGCTCGTCGCGGGCATCGGCGAGGCGCCCACGCTGGCCGGGCTGGTGATCCTGGCGATCCCCGCGGTGCTCTCCGGCGCCTACGCCGGGGTGCAGAGCGTGCCCGCCGAGGTGCGCGACGCCGCCAAGGGCATGGGCATGACCCCGATGCAGCAGCTGTGGCAGGTGGAGCTGCCGAACGCCGCGCCGCTGCTGTTCGGCGGGGTGCGCACCGCGATGCTGCAGGTCGTGGCCACCGCCTCCGTCGCCGCGTACGTGGGCCTCGGCGGGCTCGGCAGCATCCTGCTCGAAGGCATCAAGACCTACGACTACGGCCAGACGCTCGCCGCGGCGCTGTGCATCGCGCTGCTGGCGGTGCTGCTCGACGTGCTGCTGAGCAGGCTCTCGCGAGCCGTCACGCCGCGCGGCATCCGCAGCGGCCCGCCTGCGGCCGCCACGAGCACCGGCTGA
- a CDS encoding ABC transporter substrate-binding protein yields the protein MKRWGALALAGLALVGVAGCGGDPFQAGDGTNGALVVGSADFTESELVMEIYAEALRRTGADVDTKPRIGARETYVNAVAQGELSVMPDYTGNLLQYVDENDPATESGQVYDALRRKLPPGLDVLDQAPAEDSDVLTVTRRTADSGIGTLEDLGPRCGEFVLGAPAEWKTRWEQRIAEVYGCTFAEIRNLEAGTVTVDALTGDTVQVANLFTTSSQIAANDLVPLRDTRDMFPAQHVVPLVGEGRLTPPQAEAIDRVSRALTTEDLTELNRRLEVDKANPTDLAKEFVAAVGA from the coding sequence GTGAAGCGATGGGGAGCGCTGGCGCTGGCCGGCTTGGCGTTGGTCGGGGTCGCGGGCTGCGGCGGCGACCCGTTCCAGGCCGGGGACGGCACGAACGGGGCGCTGGTCGTCGGCTCCGCCGACTTCACCGAGAGCGAACTCGTGATGGAGATCTACGCCGAGGCGCTGCGGCGCACCGGCGCCGACGTCGACACCAAACCCCGCATCGGGGCGCGCGAGACCTACGTCAACGCCGTCGCCCAGGGCGAGCTGTCGGTGATGCCCGACTACACCGGCAACCTGCTGCAGTACGTCGACGAGAACGATCCCGCCACCGAATCGGGGCAGGTCTACGACGCCCTGCGGCGGAAGCTGCCGCCCGGGCTGGACGTCCTCGACCAGGCGCCCGCCGAGGATTCCGACGTGCTCACCGTGACCCGCCGCACCGCCGACAGCGGCATCGGCACGCTGGAGGACCTCGGGCCGCGCTGCGGCGAATTCGTGCTCGGCGCCCCCGCCGAGTGGAAGACGCGGTGGGAGCAGCGCATCGCCGAGGTCTACGGCTGCACCTTCGCGGAGATCCGCAACCTCGAAGCGGGCACCGTCACCGTGGACGCGCTCACCGGCGACACCGTGCAGGTCGCGAACCTGTTCACCACGTCCTCGCAGATCGCCGCGAACGACCTGGTGCCGCTGCGGGACACCCGCGACATGTTCCCGGCTCAGCACGTGGTGCCGCTGGTCGGCGAGGGCAGGCTGACCCCGCCGCAGGCCGAGGCGATCGACCGGGTGTCGCGGGCGCTGACCACCGAGGACCTCACCGAGCTCAACCGGCGGCTCGAAGTCGACAAGGCCAATCCCACCGATCTCGCCAAGGAGTTCGTCGCCGCAGTGGGTGCGTGA
- a CDS encoding IclR family transcriptional regulator, protein MGASSEVPALRRGLAILTAMAGRAAPVSAGALARELGLPRSTTYHLLAELVAAGFVVRLPEERRFALGVAAFELGSAYLRADPLERLASPVLRRLVDEVGCTAHLGVLHGGELLYLLQQRPSRAQTLVTDVGVRLPAHLTASGRAMLAHLPAAQVRASFPAGFPSRTERGPRTLPELRRALDAERRLGWAVEDGHVTGGFASVACPVFGPDRWPSAAISVTFRHVCEPAGRSGCGATWPELAAAVGRAAAEVNEQIGGRR, encoded by the coding sequence GTGGGAGCCAGCAGCGAGGTGCCCGCGCTGCGGCGCGGGCTGGCGATCTTGACGGCGATGGCGGGCCGGGCGGCGCCGGTGTCGGCGGGGGCGCTGGCGCGGGAGCTGGGGTTGCCGCGGTCGACGACGTACCACTTGCTGGCGGAGCTGGTGGCGGCCGGTTTCGTGGTGCGGTTGCCGGAGGAGCGCCGGTTCGCGCTGGGAGTGGCGGCGTTCGAGCTGGGTTCGGCGTACTTGCGCGCCGATCCGCTGGAGCGGTTGGCGAGCCCGGTGCTGCGCAGGCTGGTGGACGAGGTGGGGTGCACCGCGCACCTGGGGGTGCTGCACGGTGGTGAGCTGCTGTACCTGCTGCAGCAGCGCCCGTCGCGGGCGCAGACGCTGGTCACCGACGTGGGGGTGCGGTTGCCCGCGCACTTGACGGCGTCGGGGCGGGCGATGTTGGCGCACCTGCCCGCCGCGCAGGTGCGGGCGTCGTTCCCGGCGGGGTTCCCGAGCCGCACCGAGCGGGGGCCGCGGACGTTGCCGGAGTTGCGCCGCGCGCTGGACGCGGAGCGCCGCCTGGGTTGGGCGGTGGAGGACGGGCACGTGACCGGCGGGTTCGCTTCGGTGGCGTGCCCGGTGTTCGGGCCGGACCGGTGGCCGTCGGCGGCGATCAGCGTGACGTTCCGGCACGTGTGCGAACCGGCGGGCCGCTCGGGTTGCGGGGCGACGTGGCCGGAGCTCGCCGCGGCGGTCGGGCGGGCGGCGGCGGAGGTGAACGAGCAGATCGGCGGCCGCCGCTGA
- the hutH gene encoding histidine ammonia-lyase: MRHVHKLVAGELTRQQVVDIARGGTAVELDPDTERAVEATRRHIDALAAAEEPTYGVSTGFGALAVRHIPAERRTALQQSFVRSHAAGAGPAVEAEVVRSLMLLRLRTISTGHTGARLSTARALAAALNAGIVPVVHEHGSLGCSGDLAPLAAVALALTGEGHVLAPDGTTRPAADALADAGIEPVVLAEKEGLSLTNGTDGMLGMLVLALHDLAELLEIADLTAAMSVEALLGTDRVFATDLHALRPHPGQARSADRIHRLLAGSEIVASHRGPGCTRVQDAYSLRCAPQVHGSAADAVAFAETVADRELAAAIDNPVVLDDGRVESNGNFHGAPLAHALDYLAIPLADVASMAERRTDRMLDVARSHGLPAFLADDPGVDSGHMIAHYTQAGVVAELKRLAAPASVDSIPTSAMQEDHVSMGWAAARKLRRALDGLRTVLAVELLTAARALDLRAPLAPAPGTAAARDLLRTRVPGPGPDAHLAPQIAETEALLRSGAVNTTVQDHLGG, from the coding sequence ATGCGACACGTGCACAAGTTGGTGGCCGGCGAGCTGACCCGGCAGCAGGTCGTCGACATCGCCCGCGGCGGCACCGCCGTCGAGCTCGACCCTGACACCGAACGCGCCGTCGAAGCCACCCGCAGGCACATCGACGCGCTCGCCGCCGCCGAGGAACCCACCTACGGCGTCTCCACCGGGTTCGGCGCGCTCGCCGTCCGGCACATCCCCGCCGAACGGCGCACCGCCCTGCAGCAGTCCTTCGTCCGCTCGCACGCCGCCGGCGCCGGGCCCGCCGTCGAAGCCGAAGTGGTGCGATCCCTGATGTTGCTGCGGCTGCGCACCATCAGCACCGGGCACACCGGCGCCCGGCTCAGCACCGCCCGCGCCCTCGCCGCCGCGCTCAACGCGGGCATCGTGCCCGTCGTGCACGAACACGGCTCCCTCGGCTGCTCCGGAGACCTCGCGCCGCTCGCCGCCGTCGCGCTCGCCCTCACCGGCGAAGGCCACGTGCTCGCGCCGGACGGGACCACCCGCCCCGCCGCCGACGCGCTCGCCGACGCCGGCATCGAACCCGTGGTGCTCGCCGAGAAGGAAGGCCTGTCGCTGACCAACGGCACCGACGGCATGCTCGGCATGCTGGTGCTCGCGCTGCACGACCTCGCCGAACTGCTGGAGATCGCCGACCTCACCGCCGCGATGAGCGTCGAAGCGCTGCTGGGCACCGACCGGGTCTTCGCCACCGACCTGCACGCGCTGCGCCCGCACCCCGGGCAGGCCCGCTCCGCCGACCGCATCCACCGGCTGCTCGCCGGATCCGAGATCGTCGCCAGCCACCGCGGCCCCGGCTGCACCCGCGTGCAGGACGCCTACTCGCTGCGCTGCGCACCCCAGGTGCACGGCTCGGCCGCCGATGCCGTCGCGTTCGCCGAGACCGTCGCCGACCGCGAACTCGCCGCCGCCATCGACAACCCCGTCGTCCTCGACGACGGCCGCGTCGAATCCAACGGCAACTTCCACGGCGCCCCGCTCGCGCACGCCCTCGACTACCTGGCGATCCCGCTCGCCGACGTGGCGAGCATGGCCGAACGCCGCACCGACCGGATGCTCGACGTGGCCCGCTCGCACGGGCTGCCCGCCTTCCTCGCCGACGACCCCGGCGTCGACTCCGGGCACATGATCGCGCACTACACGCAGGCCGGAGTCGTCGCCGAGCTCAAACGGCTCGCCGCGCCCGCCTCCGTCGACTCCATCCCCACCAGCGCCATGCAGGAGGACCACGTGTCGATGGGCTGGGCGGCGGCCCGCAAGCTGCGCCGCGCCCTCGACGGGCTGCGCACCGTGCTCGCCGTCGAACTGCTCACCGCCGCCCGCGCCCTCGACCTGCGCGCGCCGCTCGCGCCCGCGCCCGGCACCGCCGCCGCCCGGGACCTGCTGCGCACCCGCGTGCCGGGGCCCGGACCCGACGCGCACCTGGCCCCGCAGATCGCCGAGACCGAAGCGCTGCTGCGCTCCGGTGCCGTCAACACCACCGTGCAGGACCACCTGGGAGGCTGA